The DNA region CGAGCGGCGGCACCGAAATTCTGGCCCGGCTCGTCTCGCGGCGCTACGGCATTCCGCTCTCGCAAAGTTACATGTACACCGACGCGGTGGTGGTCTTCCTCTCCGGCCTGGCCTTCAGTTGGAACCATGCGCTCTACGCATTAATTGTGTTGTATGTGTGGGGCGTCGTCACCGACTTTGTGGTCGAAGGCCAGGGAGTGGTGCGCACCGTCGTTGTCGTCACCAACCAGGCCGAGGCCGTGTCGAACCAGATTATGGCCGACCTGCAACGCGGCGTAACGGCCTGGGCGGGCACAGGCATGTACTCCGGCCAGGGCAAGCAAATTCTGTTTTGCGTCGTCAGCCGGGCCGAACTCTCGCAACTCAAATTGATCATTCACGAAGCAGACCCGGACGCGTTTGTGGTGATTGGCCTGGCCCACGAAGCGCTGGGAGAGGGATTCAAGGCGTTGGCTGAAGAAGCAAGGAAATAAAGGAAATGGAGGGAAACATGACTCACTGGAGATACGATCGTTTGACCTGGCCGGAGATGAGAGAGGTCATCGCCCGCCGGCCTCAGCCGGTGGTGGCCGTGCCAATTGGGGCCGTCGAGGATCATGGGCCGCACACGCCGCTTTCAACCGACAACGATATTTTGGAAGGGGTGCTGGCCGAGTGCGGGCGGCAGGCCGGGGGCGATTTGCTCGTCTTGCCAACTATTCCGTTTGGCCTCGACGAGCATCACATGGATTTCCCCGGCACGATTGCAATTGATATTGAGACGACGCTGGCCTATCTCTCGCAAACGGCGATCTCGGTGGCCCGTCACGGCTTCACCCACATTTTGATTTTGAACGGGCATGGCTCGAATCAGTCTATTTGCGATCTGGCGGCGCGGAAGTGTGTGTTGGCAACCGGCGTGATTTGCGCCGCCACCACCGTCAACGCCGCCGTCAACCCGGCGCTGGTGGCCGACGTGTTGGACGCCGAGCGCAAAGGCGGCTTCGGAAGCGTGGGCCACGCTTGCGAATACGAGACGGCGATGATGCTCCACCTTCACCCCGGCCTGGTGCAGATGGACAAGGCCTATCGCGACATCGGCCAGTTGAAACTAAAATACTTCAACTGGGATTATCCTGAGCCGAGCGCCTACGCCTGGCAGGACTGGTGGAGCCGGTTTTCGAAGGAGGGAATTTGCGGGGACGCCGCGGCGGCTACCCCGGAGTTCGGCAAGCGGATGTTTGAACTAACGGTGGAGCGTTTCGTCGAGATGGTGCGCGAGTTCCAGATGATCGAAATCAAACCGAGAGTTGACCATCATTCGTAGGGGCAATTCACAAATCGTAGCGGCAATTCATGAATTGCCCCTACTGCTTTCAAGGTGCTATAATCCAAACACACCAACTCTCTCAGGAGGAGAAAAATGAAAAAGATTCATCTCATCATTAGCCTGGTTGTCCTGGCGGCGCTTGTGCTCACTGCTTGTGGCGGCGCGGCCACCACAGCAGCGCCCGCAGACCTGCTGGGCGAGATCACGGCTCGCGGCACGTTGGTCGTTTCGACCGACCCGAACTACGCGCCGCAAAGTGTGGCCAAGCCCGATGGCACGCGCACCGCAGGCACCAAGTGCGCCAGTGACCAACTCACCGCCGGTGAATTGGAAGGCTTCGACATTGACGTGGCCCTCGAACTGGGCAAGCGCCTCGGCGTGGAAACCTGTTTCGTCACTCCCGGCTGGGATATCATCACCGCCGGAAGCTGGGCCGACAAGTGGGACATCAGCGTTGGCTCGATGACTATCACCACTGGCCGCCAGCAGGTGTTGCACTTCACCACGCCCTACTATTACACCCCGGCTCAGTTCGCCGCCGCCGCTGACTCGGGCATTGCCTCGCTCGACGACCTCAACGGCAAAGCCATTTGCGTTGGCGTTGCGACCACCTACGAATCCTATCTCAACAAGAAGTTCGACGATCTCGGCCTGCCCGAGTCCAGCATCTATGCCCAACCGCCGGAAGGCGTTACGGTTGTGCCGCTCACCAGCGATCAGGACTGCGCCCAATCCATCGCAGCCGGCCGCACCGACTTCCAGGCTTATCTCACTTCAGGCACGGTTGTAGATCAAAACATTGCCAGCGGCGTGCCGGTCGTCAAAGTCGGGGGAGCGGCTTACTCCGAAGACCTGTCGGTGGCCATTGACAGGTCGCACAAGCTCAACCCGACCACCCTGGTGAGCAAGATTGACGACGCCGTCAAAGCCATGCACGCCGATGGCACGCTGAGCAAACTGTCCAACCAGTGGTTCGGCGGTGACCTGACGCAGGCGCCCAAGTAAATCCCACTCTCATTCACATGGAAGCGGCCTCGAGGCCGCTTCCACGCTCTTAATCCTATGGCCACCGTCACTGCTTCCGCCCCCTCCTCTGCGCCGGCCCCGAAGACTCAGGCCCAACTGATTCTTGAGATGAATCAGCGCACTCGCCGCAGGTTTACGGCGAACGTCCTGGTTTCCTGGGTGGCGATGCTCTCGTTTCTGTTGTTTTTGTTTAGCGGGCTGAAGTTTGAGGCCGGCCCGGCCGGAACGCAAGTATCGGTTACCAGGTGGGTCGAAGCCGATGGCAGAAAGCAAAAGGTGGACGAAACGCTGTTGGCCCTGCCAATTTCTCTGCCGGGTCAGGTTTCGTTTTCGGCCATCCCTCTCGACTGGAGATTCATTAGCGGCAACCTGGAATTTATCTTTGGCGGCATCGGGCAAACCATCGGCATATCGGCGCTCTCCATCTTGTTTGCCACCCTGCTGGCGTTGTTGGCGGCGCTGGGGCGGCTCTCACCCTTCCCGCCCATTTATGCTCTCTCGACATTCTACGTTTCGTTGATTCGCGGCACACCTCTCTTCTTGCAGGTGATCTTCTTCTTCCTGGCCCTGCCCCAGCTTGGCGTCAACCTTTCCGGCCTGTGGGCGGGCGTGCTTGCTCTGGGTCTGAACTATGGGGCCTACATGAGCGAGATTTTCCGGGCGGCGCTCCTGTCGGTAGGCAAAGGCCAGCGCGAGGCCGCCACCGCGCTTGGCATGACGCCAACGCAGACAATGACGCGCATTGTCCTGCCGCAGGCCCTGCGCTTTGCCGTTCCGCCCACCGGCAACGAATTCATTGCCATGCTCAAGGACTCGGCCCTGGTGTCCGTCACGGGTTTTGTCCACGAGATCATGTGGCGGGCCGGGGCCGCCGGCAAGCCTGTCAGCCGCAACTTCGAAGCCCTCCTCGTCGCCGCCGTGTTCTACTGGGTGATGACCATCCTCTTCACTTCTCTGCAAGACCGGCTGGAAAAATACATGGCCCGCGGAGACCGCTGATGGCTATCGTCAAAGTTTCCAACCTCGACAAATATTTTGGCCGTTTGCACGTCCTCAAAAATATCTCGCTGGAAGTGGCCGAGCGAGAGGTGGTGATCGTCATTGGCCGGAGCGGCTCCGGCAAGAGCACCTTGCTCCGCTGTATCAATTTCCTCGAAGAGCCGGATGCTGGAACGGTAGAAGTGGATGGCCTTACCGTGTCGGCTACGCACCACCGGACAGGTGAGCATCGCCAACAGGTTCACGACCTGCGCCTGAAGACCGGCATGGTGTTCCAGGAATTTAATCTCTTCCCGCACCTGAGCGTCATCGAGAATGTTGTCGAAGCGCCGGTCACGGTCAAAGGGATGGACAAGGCCAGGGCCACCGAGATCGGCTCAAAGTTTCTGGAAAAGGTCGGTCTGGCCGCCAAGCGCAACGAATTCCCCAACCGCCTCTCCGGCGGCCAAAAACAACGGGTCGCCATCGCTCGCGCCCTGGCAATGGAACCGCGCGTGATGTTATTCGACGAGCCGACCTCGGCCCTCGACCCGGAATTGATCGGCGAAGTGCTGGAAGTGATGAAGCAGTTGGCCCGCGAGGGCATGACCATGATCGTGGTCACCCACGAAATGGATTTCGCCAGGCAAATGGCCGATCGGATCATCTACGTGGACGAGGGCGTGATCGTCGAGCAGGGCAAACCTGAACAAATCTTCACCGAGCCGGCTGACCCGCGCACCCGCCAATTCCTGGATCGTATTCTGGTAAAGGATATGATGCTTGTGCTCCAGGAAAGAAGCGCGGAGAAGGCGAAATAAAAGCGGCCTGCCTTCCGGCAAGCCGCTTATCAGATTCTGTCTGAATGATAAAAGAGTGCGGTCGGAGGGACTTGAACCCTCACGTCTTACGACACATGGCCCTCAACCATGCCTGTCTGCCAATTCCAGCACGACCGCGTTGCGCAACTTTGGGTGACGCGCCGCTCATTATACGCGGCCACTAACCTTTGTCAATGAACACCCCCGGCCCCTACGAACTTCCTCTCTTCCCTCTCCGAACTGTGCTCTTCCCCGGCATGCCCTTGCCGCTTCACATCTTCGAGGAACGTTACAAGGCTTTGGTGGGCGAGTGCCTGCGTAACCACACGCCGTTTGGCGTGGTGCTCATCAAAGCCGGAGCCGAAGTGGACGCGCCCGCCAAACCGCACCTCGTCGGCACCAGCACCCGCATCACCAACGTCGAGCGCTTGTCCGAAGGCCGCCTCAACATCGAAACCGTCGGGCAGGATCGCTTTCGCATCCTCGAGCTGCGCGAGCACCGGCCTTATCTTTCGGCGCTGGTCGAAAATTATCCGATGAGCGATTCAGATTCATCTTTGGCGCTGAAAGCCGCCCGCCACCTGCGGCCCTGGGTGTCGCGCTACATGACTCTGCTAGCCAAAGCTGCCGAAACGCCGTTCGACCCTGACCGCCTCCCCGCCGACCCGCTGGCCCTGGCTTACCTGGCGGCCATTGTTTTGCAGTCGCCGGTCAATACCAAGCAGGCCCTGCTTACCCTGCCGAGCACTGTGGACTTGCTCGACCACGAGCGGAACCTTTATCGTAGTGAGATTGTCCTGCTTAACGCCCTCCTCACCCAAATCCCCGAAGACGACCACTCACCCTTCTCAGCCAACTGAGGCAAGGCATTGCCAGGCCACAAGACCGATGAAAGTGCGCCAAGTCTGGTAGAATCTCGTCCAGTCCAATGCCAGGAGTTGATTCATGCGAATTGTGTTAGACGCGATGGGAAGCGATAAATTCCCTGACCCGGAAGTTGAAGGCGCAGTGCTGGCCGCCCGCGAGTTTGGCGACGAGATCATTTTGACTGGCGACGAGGCCCGCCTTCGCCCCCTGCTTGAGGCACAACTCAAAAACGCGCCAAGGGCGAAAGTTAGTATCGTTCATGCCAAAGATATTGTGGAGATGGGCGACAAGCCCGCCTTTGCCTCGCGCCAAAAAGCCGAGAACTCAATGGCCGTTGGCATGCAGTTGGTGAAAGAAGGCAAAGGCGACGCTTTCGTAACGGCAGGCAACACCGGCGCGGCGCTGACAAATGGCTTGTTCATCTTCAAAAGAATACGAGGTATCAAACGTCCGGCGTTGATGGTGTCACTGCCTACGCGCAAAGGCCGAACGGTTCTGCTCGATGTTGGTGCCAACGCCGACTGCAAGCCAGAGTTCCTGCTTCAATTCGGCATCATGGGCAGTGTATACGCCAGCAAAATTCTGAACATCGAAACTCCACGCGTGGCCACCTTGTCTAACGGTGAAGAAGAGGGCAAAGGCAACACGCTCGTCAAGGAAGCTCAACAGTTGCTCAAGAAAAGCAAATTGAATTACATCGGCAACCTGGAGAGCAAGGAGTTTTTTGCCGGAGCCGCCGACGTGGTCGTCACCGACGGCTTCACCGGCAACGTCTTTCTCAAAACCAGCGAGAGCGTCGCCTCATTGATGAGCGACATGATCCGCGAAGCTATCGTCAAAAATCCGATCACGACGATAGGCGGCGTGCTGGTGCGCCCAGCCTTTGCTTCCATCAGAACCAAGATGGACCCGACCGAAGTGGGCGGCGCGCCCCTGCTCGGGCTGGACGGCGTGGCAATCGTCGGACACGGGCGTTCCAACGCCCGCGCCATTCGCAGTGCCATCAATGTGGCCCGCACTGCCGTGCAAGGGAAAATGCTGGACGCGATCCGGGCTGAACTGGCGGCACAACTTTCTGAAGCTGAACTAGCAGGAGCAAGCGATGAGTAAACGAGACAATGGAAGAGTTCGAGTCGTCATCACCGGCCTGGGCGCAATCACGCCACTCGGCCTGACGGTGGACGAATTTTGGGACGGGTTGTCGAACGGACGGAACGGCATCAATCGCATTACGCAATTCAATGCTGAAGGATTCGATTGCCAGATCGCCGGCGAGATCAAGGGCTTCGACCCGGCCAAATACATGGACCCGAAAGAAGCGCGACGCATGGCGCGTTGCGCCCAAATTGCCGTGGCCGCCGCCAAAGATGCCGCCGCCGATGCCGGTCTTGACACGCCGTTGAGCGAAGAGAAGCAGGAGCATGTCGGCGTCATTGTAGGAACGGCCATCGGCGGGTTTGACGAAGCCGACAAAGCCGTCAACGAGTTTCGGGGCAAAGGCTCGGTGCGGGCCAATCCGTTCGCCGTCACGGCCTGCATTCCCAACATGCCGGCCCACCACGTCTCGCGCACCTTTCTGGCGCGCGGCCCGCTGATGACGCTGGTGACGGCCTGCGCCACCGGCACACAGGTGATCGGCGAGGGCACTGAAGTGATCCGGCGCGGCGCAGCCGACGTGATGTTTGCCGGCGGCACCGAAGCCCTCATCGGCGATTTTGCCATCGCCGGGTTTTCCGGCATGCGCGCCCTGCCCACTCACTTCAACGACGCGCCCGAGAAAGCCTCACGCCCGTTCGACAAGGATCGCGAGGGCTTCATCTTCTCGGAAGGATGCGGCATTGTGGTGTTGGAAAGTTTGGAACACGCCAAAGCGCGCGGCGCGCGCATTTACGCCGAGGTGCTCGGTCAGGCCGCCTCGTCGGACGCCTTCCACGTGGCCCAGCCCGACCCGAGCGGCGAGGGCGCGATCCGGGCCATGAAGTGGGCGCTCAAGAATGCGCGAGTTGACCCGGGCGAAGTGGATTACGTGAACGCGCACGGCAGCAGCACACCCATTAACGATCCGCTGGAAACAATGGCCATCAAGAAAGTGTTCAAAATGCCTGCCTGGTGCTGGGCAAGTTTGAGGGCTAAAGATGCGGCTGATTACCAACGAATCACTTATTAAACGGAATGCGACGATTGGAAAATACACGGCCATCGGCGGAATGGCGGTGCTGATCGGAGGCCTGCTGATCTCGCTCTTCAAGAAAGAGCCGGAATGGCAACTCGTCCCGTTCATCACGCTGATCATCGGCTTCATCCTGTCGAACGTCGGCATTTACATGTCTAATCGCTACGTCCGCCCGCCCCGCCCCGATCAAGTGCTGGACAATGCGCTCAAGGGCTTCGACGATCGTTACTATCTCTATCACTACCGCGCGCCCACGCCGCACGTTCTCATCTGCCCGGCTGGCGTGTTTGCCTTTGTGCTCAAGTTTCAACCGGGTGAGGTGAGTTGGGATGGCAAACGCTGGCGGCAAGCTAAAGGCGGCAATTTTTTGCTGAGTCTATTTGGCCAGGAGAGTCTGGGCAACCCTAACGCCGAAGCCGCCGGGGAGGTAGAGGCGCTGTCCCGTTTTCTGGCCAAGAAGATCGGGGCGGATGTGCCGCCGGTTCAGGCCATCATCGTCTTCTACAATCCCAACGTTACCGTCAACGCCAAGGACGCGCCCCTCCCGGCCCTGCACGTGAAGCAGTTGAAGGAGCATATCCGCAAACTGCCCAAAGGCCCTACCCTCTCCGCCGACCAGATCGCCAAACTTGACGAGGCGATCGGCATCGCCAATCTCTAATCTCTAATTCTCCAATCTCGAATAGTTCGCGCCCGGTCAGAGAATTAGAGAATTGTTGCGTTCATGCGCCCTAAAAGCATCTCCGTCTTCTTCCCGGCCTACAATGACGCCGGCACTATCCCGACGATGATCATCCGGGCCATGCAAACCCTGCCGGAGGTGTCGGACGACTACGAGATCATCGTCATCAACGACGGCTCCACCGACGACACGGGCCGGGTGCTGGACGAGATGAGCCGCCACTATCCCCAACTCCGGGTCATTCATCACAACCAGCCCAGCGGCTACGGCGGCGTCTTGCGTGCCGGTTTTGCCGCCGCCAAAAAAGATTGGATCTTTTACACCGACGGCGACGCCCAGTATGACTCCCGCGAACTGGCTCTGCTGGCCCGCGCCGCCGATGACGGCGTTGACATGGTGCAGGGTTACAAAATCAAGCGTCACGACCCGTTTCACCGGGTCGTCATCGGCCTGCTCTACCAATACTTTGTCAAGCTCGTCTTCGGCCTGTCTATTCGCGACGTGGACTGCGACTTTCGTCTGATGCGGCGCGCCATCTTCGATAAAGTGCTTCTCGAATCGACGACCGGCACCATCACTTTTGAAATGGTGAAGAAGATTCAGGACGCCGGCTGTCGAATCGTCGAAGTGCCGGTGCATCACTGGTATCGTCAGTACGGCCTATCGCAGTTCTTCAACTTCCCCCGCGTGGCCCGCACTCTGGTGGCTCTGGTTGGCTGGTGGTGGCGGCTGGTGGTTGTGCGCGAACACCTCAAAAACAAATGACATCACAATTTGCAATGCACAACAACGAATTGTGAATTGAGCGTTGTGCCTTGAGTATTGCCCATGATCCCTCAAGCCAATCCCGGCGCATCCTACCGCGCTCACAAAGCAGAGATTGACGAGGCCATCCGCCGTGTGACCGAATCGGGCTGGTACATTCTTGGCCCCGAAGTCGAAGCGTTCGAGGCCGAGTTCGCGGCCTACGTCGGCGTCAAGCACTGCATCGGCGTCGCCAACGGCACGGACGCGCTTCGCATTGCTGTTCAAGCCGCCATTCCATATCGCGGCGTGGAAGGCGTCACGGTCTCCATGACAGCTACGGCCACCGTCGCCGCCATCGTCGAGGCCGGCTGGCAACCGATCCTGCTCGACATCCTGCCCGACGAATTCACCCTCGACCCGTCGGCGCTCGAAACAGCCTTGACCGCGCCGAGTATGTTCATCGTGCCGGTGCATCTATACGGCCAACCGGCGCGCATGGCCGAGATCATGCAATTGGCTGAAGAGCGCGGGGCGGTCGTGATCGAAGACTGCGCGCAAGCGCACGGCGCAATTTATCGGGGCAAACGAGTCGGCTCGTTCGGCGCGGCGGCGGCGTTCAGTTTTTATCCGACCAAGAATTTGGGGGCGTTGGGCGACGGCGGGGCTATCGTCACCGACTCGGACGAAGTTGCGGCGCGGGCGCGGCTTCTGCGAATGTACGGCTGGCGCGAACGTTACATCTCCGAGAGTCACGGCCTCAACAGCCGCCTTGACGAACTGCAAGCCGCCATCCTGCGCGTCAAACTTCGCCATTTGGACGACAACAATGCCCGCCGCATTCGCATCGCCGAAACGTACAACTCAGCCTTTGCCGGGCTTGACCTGAGGCTACCTCCAGCTGGCGGTGTCTACCATCAGTACGTCATCCGCCACCCAAAGCGCGAGGCGCTTAAACAAGGGTTGGCCGCCAGCGGCGTGGGAACTTCGATCTTGTACCCGATCCCCGTTCACCTGCAACCCGCCTACGCCGACGACCCGCCCCTCAGCCTGCCCGTCACCGAGCAGTTTGCCCGCGAGCTTCTTTGCCTGCCGATTTACCCGGAATTGAGCGATGCAGAAGTGGAAACGGTTTGTGAAGCAGTGAAAGATGCACTAACAAATCGAACCTGAAACTGAGCCCGGCGCTGGATGGGCTAAAATAAAACACTATGACCCAACCGCCCACCAAAGCTGAAGACGAGACCGGCATTATTCACCGGGTCGCTCGCTACAAGCCACGCCTCTCGTGGCGCACGTGGCTCATTGGCCGCCCCATGCCCACCGCCGACGCTCCACACCAGACCATCAGCAAGGCAGTGGGGTTGGCCGTGTTTGGGGCTGACGCCCTCTCATCTATTGCCTATGCGCCGCAAG from Chloroflexota bacterium includes:
- a CDS encoding transporter substrate-binding domain-containing protein, which produces MKKIHLIISLVVLAALVLTACGGAATTAAPADLLGEITARGTLVVSTDPNYAPQSVAKPDGTRTAGTKCASDQLTAGELEGFDIDVALELGKRLGVETCFVTPGWDIITAGSWADKWDISVGSMTITTGRQQVLHFTTPYYYTPAQFAAAADSGIASLDDLNGKAICVGVATTYESYLNKKFDDLGLPESSIYAQPPEGVTVVPLTSDQDCAQSIAAGRTDFQAYLTSGTVVDQNIASGVPVVKVGGAAYSEDLSVAIDRSHKLNPTTLVSKIDDAVKAMHADGTLSKLSNQWFGGDLTQAPK
- a CDS encoding creatininase family protein; amino-acid sequence: MTHWRYDRLTWPEMREVIARRPQPVVAVPIGAVEDHGPHTPLSTDNDILEGVLAECGRQAGGDLLVLPTIPFGLDEHHMDFPGTIAIDIETTLAYLSQTAISVARHGFTHILILNGHGSNQSICDLAARKCVLATGVICAATTVNAAVNPALVADVLDAERKGGFGSVGHACEYETAMMLHLHPGLVQMDKAYRDIGQLKLKYFNWDYPEPSAYAWQDWWSRFSKEGICGDAAAATPEFGKRMFELTVERFVEMVREFQMIEIKPRVDHHS
- a CDS encoding beta-ketoacyl-ACP synthase II, giving the protein MSKRDNGRVRVVITGLGAITPLGLTVDEFWDGLSNGRNGINRITQFNAEGFDCQIAGEIKGFDPAKYMDPKEARRMARCAQIAVAAAKDAAADAGLDTPLSEEKQEHVGVIVGTAIGGFDEADKAVNEFRGKGSVRANPFAVTACIPNMPAHHVSRTFLARGPLMTLVTACATGTQVIGEGTEVIRRGAADVMFAGGTEALIGDFAIAGFSGMRALPTHFNDAPEKASRPFDKDREGFIFSEGCGIVVLESLEHAKARGARIYAEVLGQAASSDAFHVAQPDPSGEGAIRAMKWALKNARVDPGEVDYVNAHGSSTPINDPLETMAIKKVFKMPAWCWASLRAKDAADYQRITY
- a CDS encoding YitT family protein, producing the protein MRLKQIRDYTLIFIGASLQAVCFALFLVPGKLAPGGLSGAAQIINSFTGWPIGTMVLIANIPLFFAGWKFLGGRRFLARTIFASIVFSVVLDGLVLVLPPGGVTTDPVLNALYGALLGGIGGGLVIRMQGTSGGTEILARLVSRRYGIPLSQSYMYTDAVVVFLSGLAFSWNHALYALIVLYVWGVVTDFVVEGQGVVRTVVVVTNQAEAVSNQIMADLQRGVTAWAGTGMYSGQGKQILFCVVSRAELSQLKLIIHEADPDAFVVIGLAHEALGEGFKALAEEARK
- a CDS encoding amino acid ABC transporter permease; this encodes MATVTASAPSSAPAPKTQAQLILEMNQRTRRRFTANVLVSWVAMLSFLLFLFSGLKFEAGPAGTQVSVTRWVEADGRKQKVDETLLALPISLPGQVSFSAIPLDWRFISGNLEFIFGGIGQTIGISALSILFATLLALLAALGRLSPFPPIYALSTFYVSLIRGTPLFLQVIFFFLALPQLGVNLSGLWAGVLALGLNYGAYMSEIFRAALLSVGKGQREAATALGMTPTQTMTRIVLPQALRFAVPPTGNEFIAMLKDSALVSVTGFVHEIMWRAGAAGKPVSRNFEALLVAAVFYWVMTILFTSLQDRLEKYMARGDR
- a CDS encoding DegT/DnrJ/EryC1/StrS family aminotransferase — protein: MIPQANPGASYRAHKAEIDEAIRRVTESGWYILGPEVEAFEAEFAAYVGVKHCIGVANGTDALRIAVQAAIPYRGVEGVTVSMTATATVAAIVEAGWQPILLDILPDEFTLDPSALETALTAPSMFIVPVHLYGQPARMAEIMQLAEERGAVVIEDCAQAHGAIYRGKRVGSFGAAAAFSFYPTKNLGALGDGGAIVTDSDEVAARARLLRMYGWRERYISESHGLNSRLDELQAAILRVKLRHLDDNNARRIRIAETYNSAFAGLDLRLPPAGGVYHQYVIRHPKREALKQGLAASGVGTSILYPIPVHLQPAYADDPPLSLPVTEQFARELLCLPIYPELSDAEVETVCEAVKDALTNRT
- a CDS encoding LON peptidase substrate-binding domain-containing protein, which translates into the protein MNTPGPYELPLFPLRTVLFPGMPLPLHIFEERYKALVGECLRNHTPFGVVLIKAGAEVDAPAKPHLVGTSTRITNVERLSEGRLNIETVGQDRFRILELREHRPYLSALVENYPMSDSDSSLALKAARHLRPWVSRYMTLLAKAAETPFDPDRLPADPLALAYLAAIVLQSPVNTKQALLTLPSTVDLLDHERNLYRSEIVLLNALLTQIPEDDHSPFSAN
- a CDS encoding glycosyltransferase family 2 protein, with product MRPKSISVFFPAYNDAGTIPTMIIRAMQTLPEVSDDYEIIVINDGSTDDTGRVLDEMSRHYPQLRVIHHNQPSGYGGVLRAGFAAAKKDWIFYTDGDAQYDSRELALLARAADDGVDMVQGYKIKRHDPFHRVVIGLLYQYFVKLVFGLSIRDVDCDFRLMRRAIFDKVLLESTTGTITFEMVKKIQDAGCRIVEVPVHHWYRQYGLSQFFNFPRVARTLVALVGWWWRLVVVREHLKNK
- the plsX gene encoding phosphate acyltransferase PlsX, producing MRIVLDAMGSDKFPDPEVEGAVLAAREFGDEIILTGDEARLRPLLEAQLKNAPRAKVSIVHAKDIVEMGDKPAFASRQKAENSMAVGMQLVKEGKGDAFVTAGNTGAALTNGLFIFKRIRGIKRPALMVSLPTRKGRTVLLDVGANADCKPEFLLQFGIMGSVYASKILNIETPRVATLSNGEEEGKGNTLVKEAQQLLKKSKLNYIGNLESKEFFAGAADVVVTDGFTGNVFLKTSESVASLMSDMIREAIVKNPITTIGGVLVRPAFASIRTKMDPTEVGGAPLLGLDGVAIVGHGRSNARAIRSAINVARTAVQGKMLDAIRAELAAQLSEAELAGASDE
- a CDS encoding amino acid ABC transporter ATP-binding protein, with protein sequence MVKVSNLDKYFGRLHVLKNISLEVAEREVVIVIGRSGSGKSTLLRCINFLEEPDAGTVEVDGLTVSATHHRTGEHRQQVHDLRLKTGMVFQEFNLFPHLSVIENVVEAPVTVKGMDKARATEIGSKFLEKVGLAAKRNEFPNRLSGGQKQRVAIARALAMEPRVMLFDEPTSALDPELIGEVLEVMKQLAREGMTMIVVTHEMDFARQMADRIIYVDEGVIVEQGKPEQIFTEPADPRTRQFLDRILVKDMMLVLQERSAEKAK